A segment of the candidate division WOR-3 bacterium genome:
CAAGCCGGGCGGGGTGTTGGTTTACGGGATTCCTGAGTTCAGACTGCCCAAGGCGATAGTTCAGCGCGAGGTCCAGTTTGTGTGTGACACGGGTGCCAGGCTCGTGCTTGACTACGTAGTGGGGAAGACAAGGACAGTGGACGAGCTGCTAGCCGATTTCGACGCGGTCTTTATCGGTACCGGTGCTGGCCGACCCTGGTTCATGGGTATTCCGGGTGAGAATGCGCTTGGCGTTTACTCGGCGAACGAGTACCTGACAAGGTCGAATTTGATGAAGGCGTATCGGTTTCCAGAGTACGACACTCCGATTGTGCGCGGCAGGCAGGTCGCAACCATCGGCGGCGGCAATGTGGCGATGGACTCGGCTCGGACTGCGCTGCGACTCGGGGCAGAACGCTCGATGGTAATCTACCGGCGTTCAAGAGAGGAGATGCCAGCCCGGGCCGCGGAGGTTCACCATGCCGAGGAGGAGGGTATTGAATTCCATTTCCTCACCAACCCAGTGCGGTACGTCACCGATGAGGAGGGCTGGGTTAGAGCGGTTGAGTGCCTGAGGATGGAGCTGGGTGAGCCGGATGCTTCGGGTCGTCGCCGGCCAGTGCCGGTCGAGGGGTCGGAACACCGCATTCCAGTAGATACAGTGGTGGTCGCTATTGGCAACGGGCCGAACCCGCTGATTCCTCAGACTACGCCCGGTCTTGAGGTCGCCAAACGTGGCACAATTGTGGCAGACCCACTGACCGGGCGTACTTCCAAGAGAGGCGTTTTCGCCGGCGGGGATATCGTCATTGGTGCCGCGACAGTCATCCTCGCCATGGGTGCGGGCCGGATTGCTGCGAAATCGATTGACGACTACTTGAAGACCGGCATATGGTGAGCAGCAAACGACAGGGTTTGTTATTCGAGGTTCAGCGCTGTTGTGACGAGCAAGGCAGGTGCAGATGAGCAGAAGTGATTTGGTCCGTCGGCTGCGCAAGCGCCGGATAGGGGTGTTGATGGGTGGTTGGTCCAGTGAGCGCGAGGTCTCGCTGCTATCCGGGCAGCGTGTTATCCAGTCGTTGAACGATCAGGGCTTTCATCCAGTAGGCATTGACATCACGCGAAACTTCGCCGAGCAGATAGCGAAGGCGAAGATTGACATAGCTTTTGTCATCCTACATGGTCGGCCGGGAGAGGACGGCACGATTCAGGGGTTTCTTGAGCTGAAGGGCATCCCCTATACCGGTTCCGGTGTGACCGCTTCGGCCATCGGGATGGACAAGCTGTTCACGAAGATGCTGTTTCGGCAGGCCGGGATTCCGACACCGGACTTCGTGGCAATCAGTACCGAGGAGGAGATTGAACCCGGCCTAGTCGAGGCTGAGAAGCAGTTCGGGTATCCGATGATCATCAAGCCGAGGAACGAAGGCTCGAGCGTTGGTATTGAACTGCTGACCGGCAAGCGCGGCGCTCTGGACTGCTGTCTGCGTGCACACCGGGGGTATGGAGACTTCATCATCGAGCCTTTTGTTGCCGGCATGATTGCTACCGTGGGCATTCTTGAAAACGAGGCACTGCCGATACTCGAACTCGTGCCCAAGCGTCAGCCTTTCTATGATTACCGGGCAAAGTATACCAGGGGTGAGACCGATTTCGTGGTTCCGGCGCGACTCGATCCAAAGACCGAGAAGCGGATTTCCGAGCTCGCACTTAAAGCGCACAGTCTGCTCGGGTGTCGAGGTTTTTCGCGACTTGACCTTGTCGTGCAAGATTCAAAGCATCCCTACTTCCTTGAACTCAATACTCTGCCGGGGCTGACCGCTATGTCGGACTTGCCGGCCGAGGCCGAGGCGGCTGGCATCTCCTACGACGAGCTTGTCTTTCGGATTCTAGCTCAGGCACTGCCATAGGTTGACAGTTGTGGTTTTTCGGATAGTATTCCGGGAATGATTCGCGACCGAAGAAAGCGGCGGCACTTCCATATTCGGCACCGGGTAGCGGGCACGCCCAGTCGGCCCAGGCTTTGCGTCAAACGGAGCAATGCTAACATCTTTGCCCAGCTTGTTGATGACACCCAGGGCCGGGTGTTGACGGGTGTCTCTTCGCTTTCGCGCGAGATTCGTGATAAGAAACTTAAGCGAATCGAGGCCTCAAGGGAGGTGGGGAGGCTGGTTGCGGCCAAGGCTAGGGAGATGGGCATCAGCAAGGTCGTTTTTGATCGGGCCGGTTACCGCTACCACGGCCGGGTGAAGGCGGTCGCCGATGGTGCGCGCGAGGGAGGATTGCAGCTTTGAGAGAAGAAATTGTGGGCGAGATTGGTAACGGTTTGCCCGAGCAGGAGCTGATTGAGCGGGTTGTTGATATCAAGCGGGTCTCAAAAGTTGTCAAGGGTGGCAAGCGGATGAAGCTGTCGGCCGCGGTTGTTGTCGGTGACGGTGCCGGTCAGGTCGGTCTGGGACACGGTAAGTCGTCGGAGGTTGCTGCCGCGGTCCGCAAGGCTACGGCCCGGGCAAGAAAAGACATGGTCCGAGTGGCGGTGCGGGGTCGGACGATTCCGCACGAGACGAGCGGCAAGTTCCGAGCCAGCCGCGTATTGGTAAGGCCGGCCGCAGCCGGAACCGGACTGATTGCGTGCAGCCATGTCCGGGCCGTGCTGGAAGCAGTAGGCCTCCGCGACGCTCTGTCGAAGTCTCTGGGCTCGCGTAACCCGTACAATACTGCCCGAGCTACGATTGAGGCACTCAAGAAACTCAGGACTATTGACCAGGTGGCGCAGGCGTGCAACAAGCCGATCAGCCACTTTGTTAGGAAGGTACAACGGGATGGGACAGGAACTGACTGAGCCTTCCGTACCGACGCGGCGGCTCAGGGTTACGTTGGTCAGAAGCCTGATTGACCAGAAGCCTGGAGTTGAGCAGACGTGCCGGGCGCTGGGGCTGCGCCGCCGCGGCGCTTCCCGGCTCCACCGGGACGAACCGGCTATCCGCGGTATGATATTCAAGGTAAAGCATCTGGTGAAGGTGGAGGAGCTGTGAAGCTCAATAGCCTGAGACCGGCGGCCGGAGCCAGACGACGGAGGAAGCGAGTTGGCTGTGGTCCGGGGTCAGGTCACGGCAAGACGTCGGGTCGCGGTCACAAAGGCGCGGGGCAGCATTCGGCACCCGAGTTTGATGCCCGGTTCGAGGGCGGCCAGATGCCGTTCTACAGAAGGATTCCGAAGCGCGGCTTCAACAATCCATGCCGGTCCGAATACGCAGTCGTGAATCTTGCGGACCTGGCCGG
Coding sequences within it:
- the gltA gene encoding NADPH-dependent glutamate synthase — protein: MAKVNPKRTPMREQNPKVRAHNFDEVPYGYTPEEAIAEAQRCLQCRKPSCVKGCPVEVDIPGFVGRIAEGAFLEAMKIMKRTNVLPAICGRVCPQETQCEGECVLGKKMEPVAIGNLERFIADWEAEQKECVMCEKLPPTGKKVAVVGSGPAGLTVAGDCLKLGHEVVIFEALHKPGGVLVYGIPEFRLPKAIVQREVQFVCDTGARLVLDYVVGKTRTVDELLADFDAVFIGTGAGRPWFMGIPGENALGVYSANEYLTRSNLMKAYRFPEYDTPIVRGRQVATIGGGNVAMDSARTALRLGAERSMVIYRRSREEMPARAAEVHHAEEEGIEFHFLTNPVRYVTDEEGWVRAVECLRMELGEPDASGRRRPVPVEGSEHRIPVDTVVVAIGNGPNPLIPQTTPGLEVAKRGTIVADPLTGRTSKRGVFAGGDIVIGAATVILAMGAGRIAAKSIDDYLKTGIW
- the rpsE gene encoding 30S ribosomal protein S5, coding for MREEIVGEIGNGLPEQELIERVVDIKRVSKVVKGGKRMKLSAAVVVGDGAGQVGLGHGKSSEVAAAVRKATARARKDMVRVAVRGRTIPHETSGKFRASRVLVRPAAAGTGLIACSHVRAVLEAVGLRDALSKSLGSRNPYNTARATIEALKKLRTIDQVAQACNKPISHFVRKVQRDGTGTD
- the rplO gene encoding 50S ribosomal protein L15; translated protein: MKLNSLRPAAGARRRRKRVGCGPGSGHGKTSGRGHKGAGQHSAPEFDARFEGGQMPFYRRIPKRGFNNPCRSEYAVVNLADLAGIDTDRITVGALREQGLVDRDRPVKILGTGEVTRPVVVSAHAFSKSAREKIEKAGGRAEVVPLSSSIQPPTT
- the rpmD gene encoding 50S ribosomal protein L30 translates to MGQELTEPSVPTRRLRVTLVRSLIDQKPGVEQTCRALGLRRRGASRLHRDEPAIRGMIFKVKHLVKVEEL
- a CDS encoding D-alanine--D-alanine ligase encodes the protein MSRSDLVRRLRKRRIGVLMGGWSSEREVSLLSGQRVIQSLNDQGFHPVGIDITRNFAEQIAKAKIDIAFVILHGRPGEDGTIQGFLELKGIPYTGSGVTASAIGMDKLFTKMLFRQAGIPTPDFVAISTEEEIEPGLVEAEKQFGYPMIIKPRNEGSSVGIELLTGKRGALDCCLRAHRGYGDFIIEPFVAGMIATVGILENEALPILELVPKRQPFYDYRAKYTRGETDFVVPARLDPKTEKRISELALKAHSLLGCRGFSRLDLVVQDSKHPYFLELNTLPGLTAMSDLPAEAEAAGISYDELVFRILAQALP
- the rplR gene encoding 50S ribosomal protein L18; its protein translation is MIRDRRKRRHFHIRHRVAGTPSRPRLCVKRSNANIFAQLVDDTQGRVLTGVSSLSREIRDKKLKRIEASREVGRLVAAKAREMGISKVVFDRAGYRYHGRVKAVADGAREGGLQL